A genomic region of Campylobacter corcagiensis contains the following coding sequences:
- the dnaN gene encoding DNA polymerase III subunit beta: protein MKFVISKNLLSNIITNVSSYIDKKDISSITSHIYIEAKNSNLSIKATDYEIGLTYNIKTLNIESEGAATANGATILNVLKGLKDEDIIVETMNDFLFLRQKKAKFKLPMYNSLDFPEFPSTDDKAKFDINSNLFSRSLKKIMPTIDNNNPNYALNGAFIDPKNGYINLVGTDAKRLGLYKLETNSLNSENSNIIIPKKAISEMQKLNFENAEIYYDDAVFIIKSENFEFYTKLINKKFPDYTRVIPTEFKETITIPRDKFVDGIKTISMICDKMSITIKQNSIVFESLSDDNNEARTEIECETKVINDIVLRISNKYILDFLNSVESNSFELNYNNQESAFVVKTDNLINVIMPTII, encoded by the coding sequence ATGAAATTTGTCATAAGCAAAAACCTACTATCAAATATAATAACAAATGTAAGCTCATATATTGACAAAAAAGATATAAGCTCAATTACATCTCATATCTATATAGAAGCTAAAAATTCAAACCTTAGCATAAAAGCAACTGATTATGAAATAGGTCTAACTTACAATATAAAAACCTTAAATATAGAAAGCGAAGGTGCTGCAACAGCTAATGGAGCTACTATTTTAAATGTTTTAAAAGGTTTAAAAGATGAAGATATTATAGTTGAAACTATGAATGATTTTCTTTTTCTAAGACAAAAAAAGGCCAAATTTAAGCTTCCAATGTATAACTCACTTGATTTTCCAGAATTTCCAAGTACAGATGATAAGGCTAAATTTGATATAAACTCAAATCTTTTTAGTAGAAGTCTTAAAAAAATAATGCCAACAATTGATAATAATAACCCTAATTACGCTTTAAATGGAGCTTTTATAGATCCAAAAAATGGTTATATAAATTTAGTTGGAACAGATGCTAAAAGATTAGGTCTTTATAAATTAGAAACAAATTCACTAAATAGTGAAAATTCAAACATCATAATACCTAAAAAAGCTATATCTGAGATGCAAAAGCTTAATTTTGAAAATGCTGAAATTTACTACGATGATGCAGTTTTTATAATAAAAAGTGAAAATTTTGAGTTTTATACAAAACTTATAAACAAAAAATTCCCAGATTACACAAGAGTTATACCAACTGAATTTAAAGAAACAATTACTATTCCTAGAGATAAATTTGTAGATGGTATAAAAACAATAAGTATGATTTGTGATAAGATGAGTATTACTATAAAACAAAATTCAATTGTGTTTGAAAGTTTAAGTGATGATAATAACGAAGCAAGAACAGAAATAGAGTGTGAAACAAAAGTTATAAATGATATAGTTTTAAGAATTTCAAATAAATACATACTTGACTTTTTAAACTCAGTTGAGTCAAATAGTTTTGAACTAAATTATAATAATCAAGAGTCGGCATTTGTAGTTAAAACTGATAATTTAATAAATGTAATAATGCCTACGATAATATAG
- the typA gene encoding translational GTPase TypA, with translation MEDIRNIAVIAHVDHGKTTMVNELLKQSGTFDEHKGIADRVMDSGDIEKERGITILSKNTAIRYKNTKINIIDTPGHADFGGEVERVLKMVDGVLLLVDSQEGVMPQTKFVLKKALSFGLKPIVVINKIDKPAADPERVIDEIFDLFVALDANDEQLDFPVIYAAARDGIARESMDSDNMNMNPLFEMIINHVPAPKGSDDEPLQLQVFTLDYDNYVGKIGIARIFNGKIFKNENVMLIKADGTKSTGRISKLLGFLGLDRMEINEAGHGDIVAIAGFDALGVGDSVVDPANPMPLEPLHIEEPTLSVIFSVNDGPLAGTEGKSVTSNKIEERLADEMKTNIAMKYENIGEGKFRVSGRGELQITILAENMRREGFEFLLGRPEVIIKEINGVKCEPFEHLVIDCPDDCTGTVIEKLGKKRAEMKVMTPTGDGQTRLEFEIPARGLIGFRSQFLTDTKGEGVMNHSFLEFRPLSGSVDRRANGALISMENGVALAYSLWNLQDRGVLFIDPQTKVYVGMIIGEHSRPNDLDVNPIKGKNLTNVRASGSDDAIKLVPPRILTLERALEWIEEDELVEVTPKSIRVRKRYLDPTMRKRMSKKD, from the coding sequence TTGGAAGATATTAGAAATATAGCAGTCATCGCACACGTTGACCACGGCAAAACCACTATGGTAAATGAACTCTTAAAACAATCAGGGACTTTTGATGAACATAAAGGTATAGCCGATAGAGTTATGGATAGTGGCGATATAGAAAAAGAGCGTGGGATAACAATTCTTAGTAAAAATACAGCGATTCGCTATAAAAATACAAAGATTAACATAATTGATACTCCAGGACACGCTGATTTTGGTGGTGAAGTAGAGCGTGTTTTAAAGATGGTAGATGGTGTTTTGCTTCTTGTGGATTCTCAAGAAGGCGTTATGCCTCAGACTAAATTTGTATTAAAAAAGGCACTCTCATTTGGTCTAAAACCAATAGTTGTTATAAATAAAATAGACAAACCAGCAGCCGATCCAGAACGCGTAATAGATGAAATTTTTGATCTTTTTGTAGCACTTGATGCAAATGATGAGCAACTTGATTTTCCAGTTATTTATGCTGCTGCAAGAGATGGTATCGCAAGAGAGTCTATGGATAGTGATAATATGAATATGAATCCACTTTTTGAGATGATTATAAATCACGTTCCAGCCCCAAAAGGAAGCGATGATGAGCCTTTACAACTTCAAGTTTTTACGCTTGATTATGACAACTATGTTGGTAAAATCGGTATCGCTCGTATATTTAATGGTAAAATTTTTAAAAATGAAAATGTTATGCTTATCAAAGCTGATGGAACAAAATCAACAGGTAGAATTTCAAAACTTCTTGGATTTTTAGGACTTGATAGAATGGAGATAAATGAAGCAGGACATGGTGATATCGTAGCAATTGCTGGTTTTGATGCACTTGGAGTTGGTGATAGTGTAGTTGATCCAGCAAATCCTATGCCACTTGAACCACTTCATATAGAAGAACCAACTCTAAGCGTTATATTTAGCGTAAATGATGGACCACTGGCTGGAACTGAAGGAAAAAGTGTAACTTCAAATAAAATCGAAGAAAGACTTGCTGATGAGATGAAAACAAATATCGCTATGAAGTATGAAAATATCGGCGAGGGTAAATTTAGAGTAAGTGGTCGTGGCGAACTTCAAATAACAATCTTAGCTGAAAATATGCGTAGAGAAGGCTTTGAATTTTTACTTGGGCGTCCAGAAGTTATCATAAAAGAGATTAATGGTGTAAAATGCGAGCCATTTGAGCATTTGGTGATTGATTGTCCAGATGATTGTACAGGAACAGTTATAGAAAAACTTGGTAAAAAAAGAGCCGAGATGAAGGTAATGACACCAACAGGCGATGGTCAAACAAGACTGGAATTTGAAATTCCAGCTCGTGGGTTAATAGGCTTTAGAAGTCAGTTTTTAACAGATACAAAAGGTGAGGGCGTTATGAACCATAGCTTTTTAGAATTTCGCCCACTTAGCGGAAGTGTAGATAGAAGGGCAAATGGAGCGCTTATAAGTATGGAAAACGGCGTTGCACTTGCGTATAGTTTGTGGAATTTGCAAGATAGAGGTGTGCTTTTTATTGATCCTCAAACAAAAGTTTATGTTGGAATGATAATTGGTGAACACAGTCGTCCAAATGACCTTGATGTAAATCCTATCAAAGGTAAAAATTTAACAAATGTTAGAGCAAGTGGAAGCGACGATGCTATAAAACTTGTTCCACCTAGAATTTTAACGCTAGAAAGAGCTTTGGAGTGGATAGAAGAGGATGAATTAGTTGAAGTAACACCAAAAAGTATCCGTGTAAGAAAACGCTACCTTGATCCAACAATGCGTAAAAGAATGTCTAAAAAAGACTAA
- a CDS encoding ribonucleoside-diphosphate reductase subunit alpha, with protein sequence MRVIKRSGRTEELDISKIKKYTTEAVAGLENVSLSELEVDAKILFRDMITTEEIQQTLIKTAVDKIDVDRPNWTFVAARLFLYDLYHKVTGFSGYNTLMEYFKRGEEAGRIVLGLKEKYDLDDLNSYIKPERDLQFNYLGVKTLYDRYLLKDKDAKPIELPQHMFMAIAMFLASNELDCQSWAKKFYDLISKFEVMPATPTLSNARTTRHQLSSCYIGSTPDNIEGIFDSYKEMALLSKFGGGIGWDWSKVRAMGGSIDGHKNAAGGIIPFLKITNDIAVAVDQLGTRKGAIAVYIEPWHMDISDFLDLRKNSGEERRRAHEIFPALWINDLFMKRVENNQRWTLFDPYDTPDLPNLYGDEFEKRYLEYEKDEKIAKNSVLAKDLWKKILTSYFEEGMPFLCFKDTANRRNPNSHTGIIRSSNLCTEIFQNTEPNYYKIKVVFEDGSIELYEESDIITTDNGITKKAKKITSLDTLNNKKIFIVEKEMDEGLTAVCNLASINLGRINNKEDIKRVVPTAIRMLDNVIELNFYPHAKVKHTNLKSRSIGLGIMGESEMLAIKGVSWGSYEHLELIDKIMENISYEAIYASSNLALEKGKYPDFDGSKWSQGIMPIDTANEEAKKLVVRGSLFDDAACDWESLRQKVKKDGMRNGYLMAIAPTSSISILVGTTQTIEPVYKRKWFEHNLSGMIPVVVPNLNIDNWNYYIPAYELDQRLLVKAAAVRTKWIDQGQSLNIFMTLDKATGGTLNQIYTLAWRLGVKSTYYLRSESPDTSKAEKAAMDRSIECFSCQ encoded by the coding sequence ATGAGAGTAATTAAAAGAAGTGGTAGAACTGAAGAATTAGACATCAGTAAAATTAAAAAATACACTACTGAAGCTGTTGCTGGGCTTGAAAATGTAAGTCTTAGCGAACTTGAAGTAGATGCTAAAATTCTGTTTCGTGATATGATAACAACTGAAGAAATTCAGCAAACTTTAATAAAAACAGCAGTTGATAAGATAGATGTAGACCGCCCAAACTGGACATTTGTAGCGGCAAGACTCTTTTTATATGACCTTTATCATAAAGTCACGGGATTTAGCGGATATAACACCTTAATGGAGTATTTTAAACGCGGTGAAGAAGCTGGGCGTATAGTTTTAGGACTAAAAGAGAAGTATGATTTGGATGATTTAAACTCATACATCAAACCAGAGCGTGATTTACAGTTTAACTATTTGGGTGTAAAAACTTTGTATGATAGATATCTTTTAAAAGATAAAGACGCAAAACCAATCGAACTTCCACAACATATGTTTATGGCGATTGCTATGTTTTTAGCTAGTAATGAGCTTGATTGTCAAAGTTGGGCTAAGAAATTTTATGATTTAATCTCTAAATTTGAAGTTATGCCAGCAACTCCAACTCTATCAAATGCTAGAACTACTCGCCACCAACTCTCATCTTGTTATATCGGCTCAACTCCTGATAATATCGAAGGAATTTTTGATAGCTATAAAGAAATGGCATTACTATCTAAATTTGGCGGTGGAATTGGCTGGGACTGGAGCAAAGTTAGAGCAATGGGCGGAAGCATTGATGGGCATAAAAACGCAGCTGGTGGCATCATACCATTTTTAAAAATCACAAACGATATCGCCGTTGCCGTTGATCAACTAGGCACTAGAAAAGGTGCGATCGCTGTTTATATAGAACCTTGGCATATGGATATAAGCGACTTTTTAGACTTAAGAAAAAACTCAGGCGAAGAAAGGCGTAGAGCTCATGAAATTTTCCCAGCTTTGTGGATAAATGATCTATTTATGAAGCGAGTTGAAAATAACCAAAGATGGACTCTTTTTGATCCATATGATACGCCTGATTTACCAAATTTATATGGTGATGAGTTTGAAAAAAGATACCTTGAGTATGAAAAAGATGAAAAGATTGCTAAAAATAGCGTTTTAGCAAAGGATTTATGGAAAAAGATCTTAACTAGCTACTTTGAAGAAGGAATGCCATTTCTTTGCTTTAAAGATACAGCAAACAGAAGAAATCCAAACTCTCACACAGGCATAATTAGAAGCTCAAATTTATGCACTGAGATTTTCCAAAATACAGAGCCAAATTACTACAAAATTAAAGTTGTTTTTGAAGATGGCAGCATAGAGCTATATGAAGAAAGCGATATCATCACAACAGATAATGGTATAACCAAAAAAGCTAAAAAAATAACCTCACTTGATACTTTAAATAACAAAAAAATTTTTATCGTTGAAAAAGAGATGGATGAAGGTCTAACAGCTGTTTGTAACCTAGCTAGTATAAATTTAGGTCGTATAAACAATAAAGAAGATATAAAAAGAGTTGTGCCAACAGCCATTAGAATGCTTGATAACGTTATAGAGTTAAATTTCTATCCTCACGCTAAAGTTAAACATACTAATCTAAAATCTCGCTCAATAGGGCTTGGAATAATGGGTGAGAGTGAAATGCTAGCCATTAAAGGTGTAAGTTGGGGAAGTTATGAGCATTTAGAGTTAATTGATAAAATCATGGAAAATATAAGCTATGAAGCCATTTATGCTAGTTCAAATTTAGCACTTGAAAAAGGTAAATATCCTGATTTTGACGGCTCAAAATGGAGTCAAGGAATAATGCCAATTGATACAGCAAACGAAGAGGCAAAAAAACTAGTAGTTAGAGGATCTTTGTTTGATGACGCCGCATGTGATTGGGAAAGTTTACGCCAAAAGGTAAAAAAAGATGGTATGAGAAATGGCTATTTAATGGCTATAGCACCAACTTCAAGCATAAGCATCTTAGTTGGTACCACTCAAACTATAGAGCCAGTTTATAAACGCAAATGGTTTGAACACAACCTTAGCGGAATGATTCCTGTTGTTGTACCAAATTTAAACATCGACAACTGGAATTACTACATTCCTGCTTATGAGTTAGACCAAAGACTGCTTGTAAAAGCTGCTGCTGTTCGCACAAAATGGATAGATCAAGGTCAAAGCTTAAATATCTTTATGACACTTGATAAGGCAACTGGTGGAACGCTAAATCAAATTTACACTCTTGCTTGGAGGCTTGGCGTAAAGTCAACATACTATCTAAGGAGTGAAAGCCCAGATACATCAAAAGCCGAAAAAGCAGCAATGGATAGAAGTATAGAGTGTTTTAGTTGTCAATAA
- the gyrB gene encoding DNA topoisomerase (ATP-hydrolyzing) subunit B → MEKHYDAGNIKVLKGLEAVRKRPGMYIGDTNVGGLHHLIYEVVDNSIDEAMAGYCDTIDVELTSDGSAIISDNGRGIPVDMHPTEKLPAATVVLTVLHAGGKFDKDSYKVSGGLHGVGVSVVNALSKKLVLTIKKDGNTYRQEFEKGIPTSNLEVIKTTNRTGTTIEFYPDDEIFETVEFQREILEKRFREIAYLNPKVRINFKDNRDGYKEVFHFEGGLDQFVNDLNNKEVVAKSVSFSEKVDDLEIDFALLYNSGYTENLLSFVNNIKTPEGGTHEAGFRAGLTRAITSYINENANAREKDIKVTGDDVREGLIAVVSVKVPEPQFEGQTKGKLGSSYVRPLVQKMAYDNLVKYFEENPNEAKAIMGKALMAARGREAAKKARDLTRKKDNFSIGTLPGKLADCQSKDPEISEIYLVEGDSAGGSAKQGRDRVFQAILPLRGKILNVEKARLDRILSSEEIKNMITAFGCGVGPEFDIEKLRYHKIIIMTDADVDGSHIQTLLLTFFFRFLKPMVEAGHVYLAQPPLFRYKKGKKEIYLKDEKALNEFLIETGIDGVSFEGIGNKDLISFLKLVARYRTLLTQLRKRYSVISAIRYMIENEDLAGYEYSEIFEKIKEFLLSKNYNILNHYVNSSGVTIYVQTENGLEELVINDKLFENYIFEEALYVFNQIRSRDLKFDKDFIEILNDIESNAKKGAYIQRYKGLGEMNPEQLWETTMNPENRTLQRIKIEDAQSASETFNLFMGDEVEPRRNYIQDHAKDVKNLDI, encoded by the coding sequence ATGGAAAAACATTATGATGCGGGAAATATTAAGGTTTTAAAGGGTCTTGAAGCAGTTAGAAAACGCCCTGGAATGTACATCGGAGATACAAACGTTGGCGGACTTCATCACTTAATATATGAAGTTGTAGATAACTCGATAGATGAGGCAATGGCTGGATATTGTGATACGATAGATGTTGAACTAACAAGTGATGGTTCAGCTATCATAAGTGATAATGGTCGTGGAATTCCAGTAGATATGCACCCAACAGAAAAACTTCCAGCTGCTACTGTTGTACTAACAGTTTTACACGCTGGTGGTAAATTTGATAAAGATAGTTATAAAGTAAGTGGTGGACTTCACGGTGTTGGAGTAAGTGTTGTAAATGCTTTGTCAAAAAAACTAGTTTTAACTATCAAAAAAGATGGAAATACCTATAGACAAGAGTTTGAAAAAGGAATTCCAACTTCAAATTTAGAAGTTATTAAAACTACAAATAGAACTGGAACTACGATAGAATTTTATCCAGATGATGAAATTTTTGAAACAGTTGAATTTCAAAGAGAAATTTTAGAGAAGCGTTTTCGTGAAATTGCTTATTTAAACCCAAAAGTTAGGATAAATTTTAAAGATAACCGTGATGGTTATAAAGAAGTTTTTCACTTTGAAGGTGGTCTTGATCAGTTTGTAAATGATCTAAATAATAAAGAAGTAGTTGCAAAATCGGTTAGTTTTAGCGAAAAAGTAGATGATTTAGAAATTGACTTTGCACTTTTATATAACTCAGGTTATACAGAGAATTTACTATCATTTGTAAATAATATTAAAACTCCTGAAGGTGGAACTCACGAAGCAGGATTTAGAGCTGGATTAACAAGAGCTATAACTAGCTATATAAATGAAAATGCAAACGCTAGAGAAAAAGATATAAAAGTAACTGGCGATGATGTTAGAGAGGGTTTAATAGCAGTTGTTAGTGTAAAAGTTCCAGAACCTCAATTTGAAGGTCAAACAAAAGGAAAACTTGGATCAAGCTATGTTCGCCCACTCGTTCAAAAAATGGCTTATGATAATCTTGTAAAATACTTTGAAGAAAATCCAAATGAAGCAAAAGCTATAATGGGCAAAGCTTTAATGGCAGCTCGTGGTAGAGAAGCAGCTAAAAAGGCTAGGGATTTAACTAGAAAAAAAGATAATTTTAGTATTGGAACACTTCCTGGAAAACTGGCTGATTGTCAAAGTAAAGATCCTGAAATTAGTGAAATTTACTTAGTTGAGGGCGATAGTGCAGGTGGATCTGCAAAACAGGGTCGTGATAGAGTTTTTCAAGCTATTTTGCCACTTCGTGGTAAAATTTTAAATGTTGAAAAAGCTAGACTTGATAGAATTTTAAGTTCTGAAGAGATTAAAAATATGATAACAGCCTTTGGTTGTGGTGTTGGACCTGAATTTGATATAGAAAAGCTTAGATATCATAAAATCATAATCATGACAGATGCTGATGTTGATGGAAGTCATATTCAAACTCTACTTTTAACATTTTTCTTTAGATTTTTAAAACCTATGGTCGAAGCAGGGCATGTTTATCTTGCTCAACCACCTCTTTTTAGGTATAAAAAAGGTAAAAAAGAAATTTATTTAAAAGATGAAAAAGCTTTAAATGAATTTTTGATTGAAACAGGAATTGATGGCGTTAGTTTTGAAGGAATTGGAAATAAAGATTTAATAAGCTTTTTAAAATTAGTTGCTAGATATAGAACTTTACTAACTCAACTTAGAAAGCGTTATAGCGTTATTTCAGCTATAAGATATATGATAGAAAATGAAGATTTAGCAGGGTATGAATATAGTGAAATTTTTGAAAAAATAAAAGAATTTCTACTTAGCAAAAACTATAATATTTTAAACCACTATGTAAATAGTAGTGGCGTAACAATCTATGTTCAAACTGAAAATGGTTTAGAAGAGCTTGTTATTAATGATAAACTTTTTGAAAACTATATCTTTGAAGAGGCCCTTTATGTGTTTAATCAAATAAGATCTAGAGATTTGAAATTTGATAAAGATTTTATTGAAATTTTAAATGATATTGAATCAAATGCTAAAAAAGGTGCTTATATTCAAAGATATAAAGGTTTAGGTGAGATGAATCCTGAACAACTTTGGGAAACTACAATGAATCCTGAAAATAGAACTTTACAGCGTATTAAAATAGAAGATGCTCAATCAGCAAGTGAAACATTTAACCTTTTTATGGGTGATGAAGTTGAACCAAGAAGAAACTATATCCAAGATCACGCAAAAGATGTAAAGAATTTGGACATATAA
- a CDS encoding rhodanese-like domain-containing protein, which translates to MLFTFDSIDATYENIVGDKQIIDVRTHKEFDITGTLKGAYKIPLTTEDHSQIRTEFLDDVLSSGIDKNKPVYVICRSGVRSRYAAQILSKNGFKKVINLNGGILKLYMDGYKNFVK; encoded by the coding sequence ATGCTGTTTACTTTTGACTCAATAGATGCAACTTATGAAAATATCGTAGGCGATAAACAAATTATTGATGTAAGAACACATAAAGAATTTGATATTACAGGAACTTTAAAAGGTGCATATAAAATTCCACTTACAACAGAAGATCATAGTCAAATAAGAACTGAATTTTTAGATGATGTTTTAAGCAGTGGCATTGATAAAAATAAGCCTGTTTATGTTATTTGTAGAAGTGGGGTTAGAAGCAGATACGCAGCCCAAATTCTATCTAAAAATGGCTTTAAAAAGGTCATAAATTTAAATGGCGGTATATTAAAACTCTATATGGATGGATATAAGAATTTTGTTAAGTAG
- a CDS encoding EAL domain-containing protein — MAILFSEEKERSKRFMLSLKIAFPLVLVLTTLIYTIVSKDMYEWQDTILFIILIVCYVYYIVYLIYFGFKNSSIDQVSGAFIRKEITKIIKNELKKENNKNISLITITNIQDINLRYGYRNGDRLLQNFVLSLSEYFEKNGYKEIPIGRYSGGNFIFLVDAKSTHLSHMLRTFERKLSNEGINNIEVKIKFATVETTFDKNIENIMNYLFSKILYDEDEIEKPQTIKLDVLDEMVCYAIDKAKFELKSQTIKSLKDDKDMLNLSISIDSFEVGNITKLKVMEIAARNNYEIRYDLQIIKFIAKHFDFNSFDGKVFIEILPVSLRNQEFKNEIYRLITNGIIDPKRIVFEIFEKDIYDEILRFTEIVNQFKSYGFELAINQFLGNNASFEYFKHIDFDYVIYDLELNKNFSSQNKIRTLFDIINENSNRLNTKTIVRFVDKAKFYNELTNTNVDFVQGFYIDKPKKVEI; from the coding sequence ATGGCTATTTTATTTAGCGAAGAAAAAGAGCGTTCAAAGCGTTTTATGCTATCATTAAAGATAGCATTTCCTCTTGTTTTAGTTCTTACAACACTTATTTATACGATTGTTTCTAAAGATATGTATGAGTGGCAAGATACTATTTTATTTATAATTTTGATAGTATGTTATGTTTATTATATAGTTTATCTTATATATTTTGGATTTAAAAATAGCAGTATTGATCAAGTATCTGGAGCTTTTATTAGAAAAGAGATAACAAAAATTATAAAAAATGAGCTAAAAAAAGAGAATAATAAAAATATATCTTTAATTACTATTACAAATATCCAAGATATAAATTTAAGATATGGATATAGAAATGGCGATAGACTTCTTCAAAATTTTGTTTTAAGCTTGTCTGAATATTTTGAAAAAAATGGATATAAAGAGATTCCTATTGGGCGTTATAGTGGTGGAAATTTTATATTTTTAGTTGATGCTAAAAGCACTCATTTAAGCCATATGCTTAGAACTTTTGAAAGAAAACTATCAAATGAAGGCATTAATAATATAGAAGTTAAGATTAAATTTGCTACTGTTGAGACAACTTTTGATAAAAATATAGAAAATATTATGAACTATCTATTTTCTAAAATTTTATATGATGAAGATGAGATAGAAAAACCACAAACAATAAAACTTGATGTTTTAGATGAGATGGTATGTTATGCTATTGATAAAGCTAAATTTGAACTAAAAAGCCAAACTATAAAGAGCTTAAAAGATGACAAAGATATGCTAAATTTAAGCATTAGTATAGACTCTTTTGAGGTTGGAAATATAACTAAACTAAAAGTTATGGAGATAGCTGCTAGAAATAACTACGAGATAAGATATGACCTTCAAATCATAAAATTTATAGCAAAGCACTTTGATTTTAACTCTTTTGATGGAAAAGTTTTTATAGAAATTTTACCAGTTAGTCTTAGAAATCAAGAGTTTAAAAACGAAATTTACCGCCTTATAACTAATGGTATAATAGATCCAAAACGCATAGTTTTTGAAATTTTTGAAAAAGATATCTATGATGAAATACTTAGATTTACTGAGATTGTAAATCAATTTAAAAGCTATGGTTTTGAATTAGCGATTAATCAATTTTTAGGAAATAATGCTAGTTTTGAGTATTTTAAACATATAGATTTTGACTATGTTATTTATGATTTAGAGCTAAATAAAAATTTTAGTTCCCAAAATAAAATAAGAACTTTATTTGACATTATAAATGAAAATTCAAATAGATTAAACACTAAAACTATCGTTCGCTTTGTAGATAAGGCGAAATTTTATAATGAGTTAACTAATACAAATGTTGATTTTGTTCAAGGTTTTTATATAGATAAACCAAAAAAAGTTGAAATTTAA
- a CDS encoding pyridoxamine 5'-phosphate oxidase family protein — translation MRRSDRRLSDESAYEIIDECEYATFSTIDDDEIFSVPLSIVRSGDFIYIHGATSGSKKRLFHSGKEVSIVCVSHAKVPNLSKDEFCKFAQNPKKLGSNVFTTEYKSAILKTLAYEVLESDEKIMALRLLCEKYTPKYMEAFDEAVKFSLNKTNIYKFKIISMSAKAKILK, via the coding sequence ATGCGTAGAAGTGATAGAAGACTAAGCGATGAAAGTGCGTATGAGATCATAGATGAGTGCGAGTATGCGACATTTTCCACTATTGATGATGATGAAATTTTTAGTGTGCCTTTGTCTATTGTAAGAAGTGGGGATTTTATCTACATTCATGGAGCAACTAGTGGAAGTAAAAAAAGACTTTTTCATAGTGGTAAAGAAGTAAGTATAGTTTGTGTATCTCACGCAAAAGTGCCAAATTTAAGCAAAGATGAGTTTTGCAAATTTGCACAAAATCCTAAAAAATTAGGAAGTAATGTTTTTACAACAGAGTATAAAAGTGCTATTTTAAAAACCCTAGCTTATGAGGTTTTAGAAAGTGATGAAAAGATAATGGCTTTAAGACTTCTTTGTGAAAAATACACACCAAAATATATGGAGGCCTTTGATGAAGCTGTGAAATTTAGCCTAAATAAAACAAATATCTATAAATTTAAAATAATTTCTATGAGTGCTAAGGCTAAAATTTTAAAGTAA